The Xanthomonas fragariae genome has a segment encoding these proteins:
- a CDS encoding EF-hand domain-containing protein, with product MILCGVLIVCSACVPAFVAQAQVQDSQAYLQRMDTDGDGRVSGDEYLAWMRYAFDQRDLDHDGVLQGDELPGRRGKPVTRAAHRATLIERFALQDANGDGYLSARELLAPPR from the coding sequence TTGATCCTGTGCGGCGTGTTGATCGTATGCAGCGCGTGCGTTCCTGCATTCGTCGCGCAGGCCCAGGTGCAAGATAGCCAAGCGTATCTGCAACGCATGGATACCGACGGCGATGGCCGCGTCAGTGGCGACGAATATCTGGCCTGGATGCGTTACGCCTTCGATCAGCGCGATCTGGATCACGACGGTGTGCTGCAGGGCGATGAACTACCAGGTCGCCGCGGCAAACCGGTCACCCGTGCTGCGCATCGCGCTACCTTGATCGAGCGCTTCGCACTCCAGGACGCCAACGGCGACGGTTACTTGAGCGCGCGCGAATTGCTGGCGCCACCGCGCTGA
- a CDS encoding ATP-binding cassette domain-containing protein gives MFTLDQVSRRYGKAIALDAVSLNFASGITTALIGPSGAGKSTVLRMLVGLEWPDSGTVAFDGTPLQRASLQAQRQRIGYVIQEGGLFPHLDARSNVVLLAQTLGWTRQRIDARLETLCALCQLPPALLARYPAELSGGQRQRVGLIRALMLDPPALLLDEPLGALDPIVRYDLQAQMREMFAQLGKTLVLVTHDVAEAAYLADTLVLMRAGRVVQQGSARSLLEQPADAFVQRFLTAQRSIGDAA, from the coding sequence ATGTTCACTCTCGATCAGGTCAGCCGCCGCTACGGCAAGGCCATCGCCCTGGATGCGGTGTCGCTTAACTTCGCCAGCGGCATCACCACCGCGTTGATCGGCCCCAGCGGCGCCGGCAAATCCACCGTGCTGCGCATGCTGGTGGGGCTGGAATGGCCCGATAGCGGCACGGTCGCCTTCGATGGCACGCCACTGCAACGCGCCAGTCTGCAGGCGCAACGCCAACGCATCGGTTACGTGATCCAGGAAGGCGGGCTGTTTCCGCATCTGGATGCGCGCAGCAATGTGGTCTTGCTGGCGCAGACGCTGGGCTGGACGCGGCAACGCATCGATGCGCGCCTGGAGACCTTGTGCGCGCTGTGCCAATTGCCGCCGGCGTTGCTGGCGCGCTACCCGGCTGAATTGTCGGGCGGCCAACGCCAGCGTGTCGGCCTGATCCGCGCCTTGATGCTGGATCCACCGGCGTTGTTGCTGGACGAACCGCTCGGCGCACTCGACCCCATCGTGCGTTACGACCTGCAGGCGCAAATGCGCGAAATGTTCGCTCAACTCGGCAAGACCCTGGTGCTGGTCACCCACGATGTTGCCGAAGCGGCGTATCTGGCCGATACCTTGGTACTGATGCGCGCCGGCCGCGTGGTGCAGCAGGGCAGTGCACGCAGCTTGCTGGAACAGCCGGCCGATGCGTTCGTGCAGCGCTTTCTCACCGCGCAGCGCAGCATTGGCGATGCCGCATGA
- a CDS encoding glycine betaine ABC transporter substrate-binding protein: MIARALLAGVLLICSIGAQAAHVTLGSKNFTEAVILGEIATAAGQRDGVEVQHRAQLGGTRILWRALETGQIDAYAEYTGTLAQELVQLPNASQAELRAALDARGLAMTDSLGFQDTYALGMRRDRARALGIESLSDLARHPTLKIGLSNEFMQRADGWPGVRAAYALPQTATGLDHDLAYRALQSGAIEVTDLYSTDAEIPYYRLQVLRDDRQYFPEYKAVFLYRKDLAQRSPAMLRALQGLQGRIDEATMQRLNAQVKLERRSEAAVAAQWLGVAPISEADSRSTRLLRHTRQHLALVGISLGFALLIALPLGVLAARRPRLGQVVLSLTGVLQTLPSLAVFVFMIPLFGIGAKPAIAALFLYSLLPIVRNTHAGLTSIPRELHQTAQAIGLPAWTRLWRVELPLARRTILAGIQTAAVINVGTATLGALIGAGGYGQPILTGIRLDDIGLILEGAIPAAVLALLVQSVFEGLEHWVTPRGLRLSQRG, from the coding sequence ATGATCGCGCGCGCGCTGTTGGCAGGTGTCCTGTTGATCTGCAGCATCGGTGCGCAGGCCGCGCACGTGACGCTCGGCTCGAAGAACTTCACCGAAGCAGTGATCCTGGGCGAAATCGCCACTGCCGCCGGGCAGCGCGACGGGGTGGAGGTACAGCATCGCGCGCAGCTCGGAGGCACGCGCATCCTGTGGCGCGCGCTGGAGACCGGGCAGATCGATGCGTATGCCGAATACACCGGCACGCTGGCGCAGGAGTTGGTCCAACTGCCAAATGCCAGCCAGGCCGAACTGCGCGCCGCGTTGGATGCGCGTGGACTTGCGATGACCGACTCGCTTGGTTTTCAGGACACCTATGCGTTGGGCATGCGGCGCGACCGTGCGCGGGCATTGGGCATTGAATCGCTCTCTGATCTGGCACGTCACCCAACGCTCAAGATCGGCCTGAGCAATGAGTTCATGCAGCGCGCCGATGGTTGGCCGGGCGTGCGTGCCGCATATGCGCTGCCGCAGACCGCGACCGGACTGGATCACGATCTGGCGTATCGCGCACTGCAGAGCGGGGCGATCGAGGTCACCGATCTGTACAGCACCGATGCGGAAATTCCGTATTACCGGCTGCAGGTGCTGCGCGACGACCGCCAGTATTTCCCCGAGTACAAGGCCGTGTTTCTGTATCGCAAGGACCTGGCGCAACGCTCGCCGGCGATGTTGCGGGCCTTGCAGGGGCTGCAAGGACGTATCGATGAGGCGACCATGCAGCGGCTCAATGCACAGGTGAAGTTGGAGCGTCGGTCCGAAGCGGCAGTCGCAGCGCAGTGGTTGGGAGTGGCGCCCATATCCGAAGCCGACTCGCGTAGTACCCGTTTGCTGCGACACACGCGCCAACACCTTGCCTTGGTCGGCATCTCGTTGGGTTTTGCTTTGCTGATCGCGTTACCGCTGGGCGTGCTGGCGGCGCGGCGTCCACGCCTCGGGCAGGTGGTGCTGTCGTTGACTGGGGTGCTGCAGACGTTGCCGTCGCTGGCGGTATTCGTCTTCATGATTCCGTTGTTCGGCATTGGCGCCAAACCTGCGATTGCTGCGCTGTTTCTATACAGCCTGTTGCCGATCGTGCGTAACACGCATGCCGGGCTGACCTCGATCCCGCGTGAGTTGCATCAAACCGCTCAGGCGATCGGATTGCCGGCGTGGACGCGCTTGTGGCGTGTGGAATTACCGCTGGCCCGCCGCACGATTCTGGCCGGCATCCAGACCGCAGCGGTGATCAACGTGGGCACCGCCACGCTGGGCGCATTGATCGGTGCAGGTGGTTATGGCCAGCCAATTCTCACCGGTATCCGCCTGGATGACATTGGCTTGATTCTGGAAGGCGCAATTCCCGCGGCCGTTCTTGCACTGCTGGTGCAATCGGTGTTCGAAGGGCTGGAGCATTGGGTCACGCCGCGCGGGTTGCGGCTCAGTCAACGTGGTTGA
- a CDS encoding aminotransferase class V-fold PLP-dependent enzyme has protein sequence MSPSSLSSLLPAPLNWTQRHQAFALPIEITYLDTASRGPLLRAVQAVAHQAIDAMATPWQLPFDAWLHDIEHLRGLAAGLFDNDADGVAMVPSAAHGLATAARNLPLQRGEAVLLLERQFPSNLLIWQRRCAEVGAYIVAVSTTTGDALTDAVLQAIAQTPALRIVTLPHAYWLDGRALDLDRIGAQVHACGAALVLDLSQSLGVLPIDLRRWRPDFVVSVGHKWLLGPMGLAWLWVAPQWRAHGVPIEEHWIGRDAGSSWEFPVATAPLYRSGARRFDAGGVADPLRVAMATMALQQVAAWEPARIAEALGALTAQWDVGLHARGLGSWCTPGHAPHLTALRPPADQLEAVATTLGALGVICTRRHGRLRIAPHLSVTEHALSRLIGALPGG, from the coding sequence ATGTCACCTTCCTCCCTGTCCAGCCTGCTCCCTGCGCCTCTCAATTGGACGCAGCGGCACCAGGCATTCGCGTTACCTATCGAAATCACTTATCTGGATACGGCCTCGCGTGGCCCGCTGCTGCGCGCGGTGCAGGCGGTTGCGCACCAAGCCATCGACGCAATGGCGACGCCCTGGCAGCTGCCGTTCGATGCGTGGCTGCACGACATCGAACATTTGCGCGGGCTTGCCGCAGGCTTGTTCGACAACGATGCCGACGGCGTGGCGATGGTGCCTTCGGCTGCGCATGGTCTGGCCACTGCCGCGCGCAATCTGCCATTGCAACGCGGGGAAGCGGTGTTGCTGCTGGAAAGACAATTCCCGTCCAACTTGCTGATCTGGCAACGGCGCTGTGCCGAAGTGGGGGCGTACATCGTGGCGGTATCGACTACCACCGGCGACGCGCTGACCGATGCGGTGCTGCAAGCGATTGCCCAGACGCCTGCGCTGCGCATCGTGACGCTGCCGCATGCGTACTGGCTGGATGGGCGAGCACTCGACCTGGACCGCATCGGTGCGCAGGTGCACGCGTGCGGGGCAGCGCTGGTGCTGGACTTGAGCCAGAGCCTGGGCGTGTTGCCAATCGATCTGCGGCGTTGGCGGCCGGATTTCGTGGTCAGCGTCGGGCACAAATGGTTGCTCGGGCCGATGGGATTGGCCTGGCTGTGGGTAGCACCGCAGTGGCGTGCGCACGGCGTGCCGATCGAAGAACACTGGATCGGGCGCGATGCCGGCAGCAGTTGGGAATTCCCGGTCGCCACTGCGCCACTGTATCGCAGCGGTGCGCGGCGATTCGATGCCGGCGGCGTTGCCGATCCCTTGCGTGTCGCGATGGCGACCATGGCCTTGCAGCAAGTCGCTGCATGGGAACCAGCGCGTATCGCCGAGGCACTTGGTGCGCTCACTGCGCAATGGGACGTGGGGTTGCATGCGCGTGGCCTTGGCAGCTGGTGCACGCCTGGTCATGCGCCGCATCTGACCGCGCTGCGGCCGCCAGCAGACCAGTTGGAGGCGGTGGCGACAACGCTCGGCGCGCTTGGTGTGATCTGCACAAGGCGGCACGGGCGTTTACGTATCGCACCGCATCTGAGCGTCACCGAGCACGCACTGTCGCGGTTGATCGGGGCGCTGCCGGGTGGGTGA
- the egtB gene encoding ergothioneine biosynthesis protein EgtB, whose protein sequence is MLMSALSPLLGHHQHQQLTLLERYAQTRALSDRLAAPLSAEDAMVQSMPDASPSKWHLAHTTWFFERFVLQADPAYRVFDPAWDFLFNSYYQSVGPMHARGRRGVLSRPSLQQVHDYRAAVDVQMQQRLQAGQLDAEACTIVQLGIEHEQQHQELLLTDIKHALWSNPLQPAYRNAAAPSAALASTLRWHARDEQIVEIGAAAWPQSDTFAYDNESPRHRVLVGAHALANRVVTNAEFQDFIDAGGYRSAGTWLSDGWAMVQAQGWQHPLYWDVDGREFTLDGWRARDPHAPVCHLSVFEADAFARWAGARLPTEAEWEQAATGVPVQGNFVDTDALHPRGAEAVDTGIQQLFGDIWEWTGSAYLPYPGFAPWPGSLGEYNGKFMNAQWVLRGGSCATPASHIRASYRNFFPSDARWQFAGVRLAKDLP, encoded by the coding sequence ATGCTGATGTCTGCACTCTCCCCCCTGCTGGGCCACCACCAGCACCAGCAGTTGACCCTGCTGGAACGCTACGCGCAGACCCGCGCGTTGAGCGATCGTCTCGCCGCACCGTTGAGCGCCGAAGACGCGATGGTGCAGAGCATGCCCGACGCCAGCCCCAGCAAATGGCATCTGGCCCACACCACCTGGTTCTTCGAACGCTTCGTGTTGCAGGCCGATCCGGCTTACCGCGTGTTCGATCCGGCCTGGGATTTTTTGTTCAACAGCTATTACCAGAGCGTAGGCCCCATGCATGCGCGGGGGCGCCGTGGGGTGTTGTCGCGTCCCTCGTTACAGCAGGTGCATGATTACCGCGCTGCGGTCGATGTGCAGATGCAACAGCGTCTGCAAGCGGGCCAGCTGGACGCCGAGGCTTGCACAATCGTGCAACTCGGTATTGAGCATGAGCAGCAGCATCAGGAATTGCTGTTGACCGATATCAAGCACGCGTTATGGAGCAATCCGCTGCAGCCGGCGTATCGCAATGCAGCGGCACCGTCTGCGGCCCTCGCCAGCACATTGCGCTGGCATGCGCGCGACGAACAGATCGTTGAAATCGGTGCCGCAGCGTGGCCGCAGTCGGACACGTTTGCCTACGACAACGAATCGCCGCGTCACCGCGTGCTGGTCGGCGCGCATGCCCTGGCCAACCGCGTGGTCACCAATGCGGAGTTCCAGGACTTCATCGATGCCGGTGGTTACCGCAGCGCCGGTACCTGGCTCAGCGATGGTTGGGCGATGGTGCAAGCACAAGGTTGGCAGCATCCGTTGTATTGGGACGTGGATGGACGCGAGTTCACCCTCGATGGTTGGCGTGCGCGCGACCCGCATGCACCGGTCTGCCATTTGAGCGTGTTCGAGGCCGATGCGTTTGCGCGCTGGGCCGGCGCACGTCTGCCCACTGAAGCCGAATGGGAACAGGCCGCCACCGGCGTGCCGGTGCAAGGCAATTTCGTCGACACCGACGCGCTGCATCCGCGTGGTGCCGAGGCTGTGGATACCGGCATCCAGCAGCTGTTCGGCGATATCTGGGAATGGACCGGCAGTGCGTATCTGCCGTATCCGGGGTTCGCGCCGTGGCCCGGGTCGCTGGGCGAATACAACGGCAAATTCATGAACGCGCAATGGGTGCTGCGCGGTGGCAGTTGTGCCACGCCTGCTAGCCACATCCGCGCCAGTTACCGCAATTTTTTCCCGTCCGATGCGCGGTGGCAGTTTGCTGGCGTGCGCCTTGCCAAGGATCTGCCTTGA
- the egtD gene encoding L-histidine N(alpha)-methyltransferase, producing MNAAAHAMQRAHAALTDLRPQPDDITADALAGLSQTPKTLPSKYFYDAHGSQLFEAITQQPEYYLTGTELGLLEASMPSIAQAIGAGVHVVEYGSGSGRKTELLLQGLHHVVAYTPLEISRTALLDSTARLAQQFPQIQMLPVCTDFTKPLRLPDAQRPACGHLMFFPGSTLGNFTDPAAIALMNAMRQTMGSDGCALIGIDLDKDAGLIEAAYNDAAGVTAKFTLNLLVRLNREIGSDFDLDGFGHHAVYARERGRIETFLISQRAQRVHVGGKNFDFAEGEAMQVEYSYKYTDAHFAELAAAAGLKVTHGWNDAKDWFGLRLLRPF from the coding sequence TTGAACGCCGCCGCCCATGCCATGCAACGCGCGCACGCCGCGCTGACCGACCTGCGCCCGCAGCCGGACGACATCACTGCCGACGCACTGGCGGGCTTGTCGCAAACGCCCAAGACGTTGCCGTCGAAATATTTCTACGATGCGCACGGCTCGCAGCTGTTCGAAGCCATCACCCAGCAGCCGGAGTACTACCTCACCGGCACCGAACTGGGTTTGCTGGAAGCCAGCATGCCGTCGATTGCGCAGGCGATCGGCGCCGGCGTGCACGTGGTCGAATACGGCAGTGGCAGCGGTCGCAAGACCGAACTGCTGTTGCAGGGCTTGCACCATGTGGTGGCCTACACGCCGCTGGAAATATCGCGCACTGCCTTGCTCGACAGCACTGCGCGGCTGGCGCAGCAGTTTCCGCAGATCCAGATGCTGCCGGTCTGCACCGACTTCACCAAGCCGCTGCGCCTGCCCGATGCACAGCGCCCGGCGTGTGGGCATCTGATGTTCTTCCCCGGCTCCACGCTGGGAAATTTCACCGACCCGGCTGCCATCGCGTTGATGAATGCGATGCGCCAGACCATGGGTAGCGATGGCTGCGCCTTGATCGGTATCGATCTGGACAAGGACGCCGGTTTGATCGAAGCCGCCTACAACGATGCCGCGGGCGTCACCGCCAAATTCACCTTGAATCTGCTGGTACGGCTCAACCGTGAGATCGGCAGCGATTTCGATCTGGATGGCTTCGGCCACCATGCGGTGTATGCGCGCGAGCGCGGCCGCATCGAAACCTTTTTGATCAGCCAACGCGCGCAGCGCGTGCACGTGGGCGGCAAGAACTTCGACTTTGCCGAAGGCGAAGCGATGCAGGTCGAATACAGCTACAAATACACCGACGCGCACTTCGCCGAACTCGCCGCCGCTGCCGGGTTGAAAGTGACGCACGGTTGGAACGATGCCAAGGATTGGTTCGGGCTGCGCTTGTTGCGCCCTTTTTGA
- a CDS encoding DUF3253 domain-containing protein produces the protein MQQVDDVQIAAVMRALLAHRLPERSICPSEVARAINDDATAWRALMPQVRTVATDLARKDIVRITQQGEVVDLDTARGPIRLMRGSHFE, from the coding sequence GTGCAACAGGTCGATGACGTGCAGATCGCAGCGGTCATGCGCGCACTGCTTGCACACCGGTTGCCGGAGCGCTCGATCTGCCCTTCCGAAGTAGCTCGCGCAATCAACGATGACGCCACTGCCTGGCGTGCGTTGATGCCGCAGGTGCGCACCGTGGCCACCGACTTGGCACGCAAGGACATCGTGCGGATCACCCAGCAGGGCGAGGTGGTCGACCTGGACACCGCGCGTGGTCCGATCCGTTTGATGCGCGGCTCGCATTTCGAATGA
- a CDS encoding indolepyruvate ferredoxin oxidoreductase family protein, which produces MTITAALSSPDSANTPELGQVDADYTLEHKYTRADGRIYLSGVQALVRLPLMQRLRDNAAGLDTAGFISGYRGSPLGGLDMELWRARQHLDAARVTFTPGLNEDLAATMVWGTQQTNLFPGAKVQGVYGMWYGKGPGVDRSGDVFKHGNAAGTSPYGGVLALAADDHACRSSTLPHGSEEEFVSAMMPILNPAGVQDILDMGLLGWAMSRYTGRWIGFKTIAETVESSASVEVDPFARTIVLPDDFALPPGGLSIRWPDPPVDQEMRLHRYAIAAAQAFARANRIDRVVLESPHARLGIVTTGKSYLDVLQALEYLGLDAQACRDIGVRVYKVGMTWPLEPVGIGAFAQGLEDIVVVEEKKAFIERQMKELFYNWPASAGARPSIVGKYDEHGTWILPSTGELTPATIAAVIGKRIQRFFTTDSIEQRLHWMDTKEAEMALPRVLFPRVPHYCSGCPHNTSTVVPEGSRALGGIGCHYMVTWMNRATDTFTHMGGEGVTWSGQAPFTDTPHVFQNLGDGTYFHSGSLAIRQSVATGVNITYKILYNDAVAMTGGQPVDGTLTVPDIAHQLRAEGIHEIAVVSDDIEKWTRRRERFPSEVAFYDRSELDAVQQRLRTVKGVSILIFDQTCATEKRRRRKRGKLIDPPKRVMINSLVCEGCGDCGEKSFCVSVLPKETEFGRKREIDQSNCNKDYSCVSGFCPSFVTVHGGAVRKSKQRDASALLDNLPLPPQRTTLEQPWNILITGVGGTGVVTIGALLGMAGHLEGKGATVLDQTGLAQKGGAVTTHIRIARQPADIHAVRIAAGEADLVLGCDMVVVNDYWALSKVRDGRTQVVLNTYEAMPGSFTTQPDLQFPAAEIIAGVRIALGGGEPLLLDATQLATALLGDAIASNLFVLGYAWQQGLVPLSHAALMRAIELNGAAVAMNQQAFAWGRLAAIDLPAVRRAAGLPNVGGSARAYGHIPQAHAPGSWDAHDLSGQGAPRALAQTDGSTLHGDVDAPAHPLDDEQLAQSLDEAIVRRVAFLTEYQDAAYAQRYLALVERVRLQEARCVPGSSALTQAVARYGFKLMAYKDEYEVARLYTRGDFQRRLQQQFEGDYRLRFHLAPPLLAKKDAHGHPIKRDYGPWMFIAFKLLARLKFLRGGKLDVFGYSAERRGERQLIADYVATVQSLLERLDVDNVGLAAQIASIPEHIRGYGHIKHAHLQDAKAREAALMAQWRNPKVLHVVQAA; this is translated from the coding sequence ATGACCATTACCGCTGCACTCTCTTCTCCCGACTCTGCCAACACGCCGGAGCTCGGCCAGGTGGATGCGGACTACACGCTGGAGCACAAATACACGCGCGCCGACGGGCGCATCTACTTATCCGGGGTGCAGGCGCTGGTGCGGCTGCCGTTGATGCAACGCCTGCGCGACAACGCCGCCGGCCTGGACACCGCCGGCTTCATCAGCGGTTACCGCGGCAGCCCACTGGGCGGGCTGGATATGGAATTGTGGCGTGCGCGCCAGCATCTGGACGCGGCCAGGGTGACCTTTACCCCCGGCCTCAACGAGGACTTGGCCGCGACCATGGTCTGGGGCACCCAGCAGACCAATCTGTTCCCCGGCGCCAAGGTACAGGGCGTGTACGGCATGTGGTACGGCAAAGGCCCGGGCGTGGACCGCAGCGGCGATGTGTTCAAGCACGGCAACGCCGCCGGCACCTCGCCGTATGGCGGCGTGCTGGCGCTGGCCGCCGACGACCATGCCTGCCGCAGCTCGACTCTGCCGCACGGCTCGGAAGAAGAATTCGTCAGCGCGATGATGCCCATCCTCAACCCGGCCGGGGTGCAGGACATCCTGGATATGGGCCTGCTCGGTTGGGCAATGAGCCGCTACACCGGGCGCTGGATCGGCTTCAAGACCATTGCCGAGACGGTCGAATCGTCCGCCTCGGTGGAGGTGGACCCATTCGCACGCACCATCGTGCTGCCGGACGACTTCGCGCTGCCGCCGGGTGGCTTGAGCATCCGCTGGCCGGATCCGCCCGTGGATCAGGAGATGCGCCTGCACCGCTACGCGATCGCCGCCGCGCAAGCATTCGCGCGGGCCAACCGGATCGACCGGGTGGTGCTGGAGTCGCCGCATGCGCGGCTGGGCATCGTGACCACCGGCAAAAGCTATCTGGACGTACTGCAGGCGCTGGAATATCTGGGCCTGGATGCGCAGGCGTGCCGCGACATCGGCGTCCGCGTGTACAAGGTCGGCATGACCTGGCCGCTGGAGCCGGTGGGCATCGGCGCATTCGCGCAGGGGCTCGAAGACATCGTGGTGGTGGAAGAAAAGAAAGCCTTCATCGAGCGGCAGATGAAGGAGCTGTTCTACAACTGGCCGGCCAGCGCCGGGGCGCGACCGAGCATCGTCGGCAAGTACGACGAGCACGGCACGTGGATTCTGCCGTCCACCGGCGAGCTGACCCCGGCCACGATCGCGGCGGTGATCGGCAAGCGCATCCAGCGCTTTTTCACGACTGACTCGATCGAGCAGCGACTGCACTGGATGGACACCAAAGAAGCGGAAATGGCCTTGCCGCGCGTGCTGTTTCCGCGGGTGCCGCACTACTGCTCCGGCTGCCCGCACAACACCTCCACGGTGGTGCCGGAAGGCTCGCGCGCACTCGGCGGGATCGGTTGCCACTACATGGTGACCTGGATGAATCGCGCCACCGACACCTTCACCCACATGGGCGGCGAAGGCGTGACGTGGTCTGGGCAGGCGCCGTTTACCGATACGCCCCACGTATTCCAGAACCTGGGCGATGGCACCTACTTTCATAGCGGTTCGCTGGCGATTCGGCAGTCGGTCGCCACCGGCGTCAATATCACCTACAAAATTCTCTACAACGATGCGGTGGCAATGACCGGCGGCCAGCCGGTGGACGGCACACTTACCGTGCCGGACATCGCGCATCAACTACGTGCCGAAGGCATCCACGAAATAGCGGTCGTCAGCGACGACATCGAAAAATGGACGCGCAGGCGCGAGCGTTTTCCCAGCGAGGTGGCCTTCTACGATCGCAGCGAGCTGGATGCGGTGCAGCAGCGTCTGCGCACGGTCAAGGGCGTATCGATCTTGATCTTCGATCAGACCTGCGCCACCGAAAAACGCCGCCGTCGCAAACGCGGCAAGCTGATCGACCCGCCCAAGCGCGTCATGATCAATTCGCTGGTGTGCGAAGGCTGCGGCGATTGCGGCGAGAAGAGTTTCTGTGTGTCGGTGCTGCCCAAAGAGACCGAGTTCGGGCGCAAGCGCGAGATCGATCAGTCCAATTGCAACAAGGATTATTCCTGCGTGTCGGGCTTTTGCCCGAGCTTTGTCACCGTGCATGGCGGTGCGGTGCGCAAAAGTAAACAACGCGATGCGAGCGCGTTGTTGGACAACCTGCCCCTCCCGCCGCAGCGCACCACACTGGAACAGCCCTGGAACATCCTGATCACCGGCGTCGGCGGCACTGGCGTGGTGACCATCGGCGCCCTGCTCGGCATGGCCGGGCACCTGGAAGGCAAAGGCGCCACGGTGCTGGATCAGACCGGCCTTGCGCAAAAAGGCGGCGCGGTGACCACCCATATCCGTATCGCACGCCAACCAGCAGATATCCACGCGGTGCGCATTGCCGCTGGCGAAGCGGATCTGGTGCTGGGCTGCGACATGGTGGTGGTCAACGATTACTGGGCGTTGTCCAAGGTGCGCGATGGCCGCACCCAGGTGGTGCTCAACACCTACGAAGCGATGCCGGGCAGCTTCACCACCCAGCCGGATCTGCAGTTTCCCGCCGCCGAGATCATTGCCGGCGTGCGCATCGCATTGGGCGGCGGGGAGCCTTTGTTACTGGATGCCACGCAACTGGCGACGGCGCTGCTGGGCGATGCGATCGCCAGCAATCTGTTCGTACTCGGCTATGCCTGGCAGCAAGGGCTGGTGCCGTTGTCGCACGCGGCGCTGATGCGCGCGATCGAACTCAACGGCGCGGCCGTGGCGATGAATCAGCAGGCATTTGCGTGGGGCCGCCTGGCCGCAATCGATCTGCCGGCAGTGCGGCGCGCTGCGGGTCTGCCGAACGTTGGCGGGTCTGCGCGTGCGTATGGCCACATACCGCAAGCGCATGCACCCGGCAGTTGGGATGCGCATGATCTCAGTGGCCAAGGTGCGCCACGTGCCTTGGCGCAAACCGATGGCAGCACGCTGCATGGCGATGTCGATGCGCCGGCGCATCCGCTCGACGACGAGCAACTGGCGCAGTCGTTGGATGAAGCCATCGTGCGTCGCGTCGCGTTTCTGACCGAGTATCAAGATGCCGCTTATGCACAGCGGTATCTCGCCCTGGTCGAGCGCGTGCGGTTGCAGGAGGCGCGATGCGTGCCCGGCAGCAGCGCATTGACGCAGGCCGTCGCACGCTATGGCTTCAAACTGATGGCCTATAAGGACGAATATGAAGTGGCGCGGCTGTACACGCGCGGCGATTTTCAACGCCGGTTGCAGCAACAGTTCGAGGGCGACTACAGGCTGCGTTTCCACCTTGCGCCGCCCTTGCTCGCCAAGAAGGATGCGCATGGCCATCCGATCAAACGCGACTACGGGCCGTGGATGTTCATTGCCTTCAAACTGCTGGCGCGGTTGAAATTCCTGCGCGGCGGCAAGCTCGACGTGTTCGGCTACAGCGCCGAACGGCGTGGCGAGCGTCAGCTGATTGCCGATTACGTGGCAACAGTCCAATCACTGCTGGAGCGCCTGGATGTCGACAACGTCGGCCTGGCCGCACAGATCGCCAGCATCCCCGAACACATCCGCGGTTACGGCCATATCAAGCATGCGCATCTGCAAGACGCCAAGGCGCGTGAGGCTGCGTTGATGGCGCAGTGGCGTAATCCCAAGGTGTTGCATGTGGTGCAGGCGGCGTAA